The Candidatus Krumholzibacteriota bacterium genome has a segment encoding these proteins:
- a CDS encoding T9SS type A sorting domain-containing protein has product MKSAAFVSVVFLCVNLTLQAEAQSVPDPHDTLFVTASIPYEGRYGSGNAYVYLSDPLGTITNPVIAVEGFDLDNSMGWDYLYNHLNNHDLLETLRADGYDLIILDFTDATDYIQLNSYVLVELIQQVQAVIDPEQTIVVAGASMGGLCGRYALAYMERHSLEHRVRTFISFDAPNRGANIPLGIQYWLDFFSGLSTSAADLLASLDRPAARQMLVYHHTPEPGSTGEPDPLRAEMLADFIAVGEYPQNTRNVAIANGSGYGTEQGFLPGDQIIDYEYSDLLTTIRGNVWAVPEGTSQMIFEGFVRLVFIPITMNVTVSGTGPYDSAPGGWRSSMAEMDSTEAPYGDIIALYDNHSFIPTISALDIDTGDLNYDIVGDPDLLSHTPFDAVYYPAGNQEHASITAENAQWFIDEVDYITTGDPWESLPAAGVVMYQNYPNPFNPVTTIGFYLPRQMRLKLSVYNVKGELISTILDREMNEGYREVVWNGTNNNRTPVASGVYFYQLVSGRYSQTRKMILMR; this is encoded by the coding sequence ATGAAGTCTGCAGCCTTCGTTTCAGTTGTATTTCTCTGTGTGAATCTTACGTTACAGGCAGAGGCCCAGTCCGTACCCGATCCTCACGATACCCTCTTCGTGACAGCTTCGATACCTTACGAAGGCCGGTATGGAAGCGGCAACGCCTATGTATACCTGTCCGATCCGCTGGGTACGATCACAAACCCGGTGATAGCCGTTGAAGGTTTCGATCTGGACAACAGCATGGGGTGGGATTATCTCTACAACCACCTGAACAATCACGACCTTCTCGAGACCCTGAGGGCGGATGGTTACGACCTGATAATCCTCGATTTCACCGATGCCACAGATTACATACAGCTTAACAGCTACGTGCTCGTCGAGCTCATTCAACAGGTGCAGGCGGTGATAGATCCCGAACAGACGATCGTCGTCGCGGGGGCGAGCATGGGAGGGTTGTGCGGAAGGTACGCGCTCGCCTATATGGAGAGGCACTCGCTCGAGCACAGGGTGAGGACATTCATCTCTTTCGACGCCCCGAACCGTGGCGCGAATATCCCCCTCGGAATACAGTACTGGCTCGATTTCTTCTCGGGACTCTCCACATCCGCCGCCGATCTGCTGGCCAGCCTCGACCGCCCCGCCGCGAGGCAGATGCTTGTCTATCACCATACGCCCGAGCCTGGATCGACAGGCGAGCCTGATCCGCTTCGCGCGGAGATGCTTGCTGATTTTATCGCGGTCGGCGAATATCCGCAGAATACGAGAAATGTCGCGATAGCCAACGGGAGCGGCTATGGAACAGAACAGGGGTTCCTTCCCGGCGATCAGATCATCGATTACGAGTACAGCGATCTCCTGACTACCATCCGCGGTAATGTGTGGGCCGTTCCAGAAGGCACGTCACAGATGATATTCGAAGGATTTGTGAGGCTTGTTTTCATTCCGATAACGATGAACGTTACCGTATCGGGCACGGGGCCATACGACAGCGCGCCAGGAGGGTGGCGATCTTCGATGGCCGAAATGGACTCGACCGAGGCTCCGTACGGCGATATTATCGCCCTCTACGATAATCATAGCTTCATCCCAACGATAAGCGCCCTCGATATCGATACCGGCGACCTGAATTATGATATCGTGGGAGACCCCGATCTTTTGAGCCATACACCATTCGATGCGGTCTACTATCCGGCGGGGAATCAGGAGCACGCGTCTATAACGGCTGAGAACGCGCAGTGGTTCATAGATGAAGTCGATTACATCACGACCGGCGATCCGTGGGAGAGCCTGCCGGCCGCTGGCGTGGTAATGTATCAGAACTATCCCAATCCGTTCAACCCGGTAACGACGATCGGTTTTTACCTTCCTCGCCAGATGCGTCTGAAGCTAAGCGTATACAATGTCAAGGGCGAGCTGATCTCAACGATCCTCGATCGTGAAATGAACGAAGGTTACAGGGAAGTGGTCTGGAACGGGACTAACAACAATCGGACTCCGGTCGCGAGTGGTGTTTACTTCTACCAGCTTGTCAGCGGCAGATACTCGCAGACACGCAAGATGATCCTGATGAGGTGA
- a CDS encoding carbohydrate-binding domain-containing protein — protein sequence MRRFIVLFISIAVVSGISACSTGTEPTRTYLDDIEQDNSTVSDLMAENCASHDEPEDYTWDAGSVVNITLNGSSISVDGPGVTVDGSKATITASGNYSASGALTDGQITIDTDDDGIVRLILNNADITCSTSAPINIAGAEKTIIILPEDTGSHLADGDTYIFDDPEDDEPNAALFSKDDLSFYGSGSLTIDANYNDGITSKDGLVINSGIITVDALDDGIRGKDYLVVKDGSIIITSGGDALKSDDDDEDKGYILIEHGVIDLTSSDDGIDAESDLLVSGGTITILAGGGSDAVIGEDDSAKGIKGNAYVVIDDCIISVDSADDAIHSNTDMIINGGDFTLASGDDAIHADNTLSINDGNISITRSFEGIEGYFIVFYGGNISVISSDDCVNSTAGARAELDNGCCTYIYGGYIVLNASVGDGIDSNGNIVMKGGTVIIHGPSNDPEVMFDYDGTFDISGGLIVGSGSSSHMTQAPSPVSTQNSVMMTFTLANSASTIFHIDDSDGNEIATFEPLHRYQSIGFSSPDLETGKTYRVYLGGVSTGLNNDGLITGGSYSGGSLSTTFTISEVVTPIEK from the coding sequence ATGAGGAGATTCATTGTGTTGTTCATATCTATCGCTGTCGTATCAGGGATATCGGCATGCAGTACCGGCACCGAACCGACACGCACCTACCTGGATGATATCGAGCAGGACAATAGTACCGTCTCTGACCTGATGGCCGAAAATTGCGCCAGTCACGATGAACCGGAGGATTATACCTGGGACGCCGGCAGCGTCGTTAATATCACGTTGAACGGGTCCTCCATTTCGGTCGACGGGCCCGGAGTAACAGTCGATGGCAGCAAAGCGACAATCACCGCGTCGGGTAATTACAGCGCAAGCGGAGCGCTGACCGATGGACAGATAACGATCGATACCGATGATGACGGAATCGTCCGCCTCATTTTAAATAATGCCGATATTACATGCTCGACCAGCGCTCCGATCAATATCGCCGGAGCGGAAAAGACAATAATCATCCTCCCCGAAGACACCGGCAGCCATCTTGCCGATGGAGATACATACATATTCGATGACCCTGAAGACGATGAGCCGAACGCCGCGCTATTCAGCAAAGACGATCTTTCTTTCTACGGCAGCGGTTCTTTGACGATCGACGCAAATTACAACGACGGCATCACCAGCAAAGATGGCCTGGTAATAAACAGCGGGATTATCACGGTGGACGCGCTGGATGACGGGATACGGGGCAAAGATTACCTGGTCGTAAAGGATGGATCAATTATTATCACTAGTGGCGGAGACGCGCTGAAATCAGACGATGACGATGAAGACAAGGGGTATATATTGATCGAGCATGGTGTTATCGATCTGACCAGTTCCGATGATGGAATAGACGCTGAATCGGATCTGCTTGTCTCGGGTGGAACGATCACTATTCTGGCCGGCGGAGGCAGCGACGCTGTCATCGGCGAAGATGATTCAGCCAAAGGGATCAAGGGGAACGCATACGTCGTCATCGATGATTGTATTATCAGCGTAGACTCGGCTGATGACGCTATTCATTCCAATACGGATATGATCATCAACGGCGGTGATTTCACTCTGGCGAGCGGCGACGACGCGATCCACGCCGATAATACCCTCTCCATAAATGACGGGAATATATCCATAACCCGTTCGTTCGAAGGGATCGAAGGTTATTTCATTGTTTTCTATGGTGGAAATATCAGCGTCATCTCATCTGATGATTGCGTCAATTCAACAGCCGGGGCCCGGGCTGAACTTGATAACGGCTGCTGCACATATATCTATGGAGGATATATCGTCCTGAACGCAAGTGTAGGAGACGGGATCGACAGTAATGGCAACATCGTCATGAAAGGTGGCACAGTCATAATACACGGACCTTCCAATGACCCCGAAGTGATGTTCGATTATGACGGGACGTTCGATATATCGGGAGGGTTGATCGTTGGATCGGGCAGTTCATCCCACATGACCCAGGCGCCGAGCCCGGTCTCTACCCAGAATTCTGTTATGATGACCTTCACCCTTGCCAATTCCGCGTCAACGATATTCCATATCGACGACAGCGACGGAAACGAGATAGCGACCTTCGAACCGCTTCATCGGTATCAGTCGATCGGTTTTTCTTCTCCTGACCTTGAGACCGGGAAAACATACAGAGTCTATCTGGGAGGTGTTTCTACCGGCTTAAACAACGATGGACTGATTACCGGAGGCAGCTATTCCGGAGGATCGCTGTCAACCACCTTCACCATATCCGAGGTGGTCACACCAATCGAGAAATAG
- a CDS encoding carbohydrate binding domain-containing protein, translating to MVLTRSAIRVLVGVSFSLILIAGAAGYCGDGQTNFVKNGGFEYELGSGENPDHWNATRVPQMKDFVDLKWDKDFFHSGKRSVSITIGKDHPRTMIHYHWNQAPLKCIPGLTYEISGWIKTQDLKESASILVQCWDRGMKKRLGLVSTEHDYKVLGTSDWTEVKTTIKIPEGTWRVVILAGILGHANPGGKVWFDDISVVHVSDDG from the coding sequence ATGGTTTTGACAAGAAGCGCGATTCGAGTGCTGGTTGGAGTATCATTTTCCTTGATTCTTATCGCCGGGGCTGCCGGTTATTGTGGAGATGGGCAAACAAACTTTGTTAAAAACGGCGGCTTTGAATACGAACTGGGATCTGGGGAAAATCCTGACCATTGGAATGCAACGCGTGTTCCTCAAATGAAAGATTTCGTAGATCTCAAGTGGGATAAAGATTTCTTTCATTCCGGCAAAAGATCAGTTTCAATTACAATTGGCAAAGATCACCCAAGAACCATGATACATTATCACTGGAATCAGGCTCCATTGAAATGCATTCCCGGATTAACATATGAAATCTCCGGATGGATAAAAACACAAGACCTGAAGGAATCAGCGAGCATTCTAGTCCAGTGTTGGGATCGAGGAATGAAGAAAAGGTTGGGACTTGTCAGCACCGAACACGATTACAAGGTTCTGGGTACCTCTGATTGGACGGAAGTTAAAACAACCATAAAGATTCCAGAAGGAACCTGGAGGGTTGTGATTCTGGCTGGTATTCTTGGACATGCGAATCCCGGAGGCAAGGTATGGTTCGACGACATATCAGTTGTCCATGTCTCAGATGATGGATAG
- a CDS encoding GNAT family N-acetyltransferase: protein MKKPQAKITVRKWRREDIPEVIACSRAAYQDYLEEYIYTQRQYEMQFAAFPQGQLVALCGQKVVGYATCLIVSIADEFWYDVDELTGAGTFSTHNPDGDTLYGSDIAVHPDYRRRGIATMLYKRRYAILKRYNLKRMIAYGRIPGYREYAGRMTAEQYVEKVTNGELRDYALNTHLKAGYRVKKVQLDITVDRSSLNYSTFLVMDNPEFNIAKKKISSGVFPKIQARRVRVCAAQYHMRAIQSFEDLERSVDFFADTADSYHCHFLLFPEYFTYQLLSYMKHLTMRQVTEELALYADRYIDMFRRIAQKYNIYVIGGSHPVLRDGKYYNTAHLFAPTGKVYTQDKLHITPAERNEGGIEPGSAIRIFRTPLARIAIQVCYDIEFPELSRLLTLAGVEILFVPFYTEEKKAYYRVRHCAQARAVENFVYVVMTGSVGNMKTESGSFLNYSQAAILTPSDFSFPEKGIEGEADPNVEAVVVSELALSSLSQQRHVATVRPLHDIRSDLYELQPRDKIEIIQVD from the coding sequence TTGAAGAAACCGCAGGCCAAAATAACAGTTCGGAAGTGGCGCCGTGAGGACATCCCTGAAGTCATAGCATGCAGCAGGGCCGCATACCAGGATTATCTGGAAGAGTACATATATACGCAACGTCAATATGAGATGCAGTTCGCCGCGTTCCCGCAGGGGCAGCTGGTTGCTCTCTGCGGACAGAAGGTTGTGGGGTACGCTACATGCCTGATAGTCAGCATCGCCGATGAATTCTGGTACGATGTCGATGAACTGACAGGAGCCGGTACATTCAGTACGCATAACCCTGATGGGGATACCCTGTACGGATCTGATATCGCTGTGCACCCTGACTACAGGCGCAGAGGTATCGCCACGATGCTCTACAAGAGGCGGTACGCCATCCTGAAGAGATACAATCTGAAACGAATGATCGCCTACGGCAGAATACCGGGATACAGGGAATACGCCGGCAGGATGACGGCAGAACAGTACGTGGAAAAGGTGACAAATGGAGAATTGCGCGATTATGCCCTGAACACGCATCTGAAGGCCGGATACCGCGTGAAGAAAGTTCAACTCGATATCACTGTCGACCGTTCCAGCCTTAACTACTCAACATTTCTGGTCATGGACAATCCTGAATTCAACATAGCTAAAAAGAAGATATCCTCAGGAGTCTTCCCGAAGATTCAGGCACGCAGGGTCAGGGTCTGCGCCGCGCAATATCACATGAGGGCGATACAATCTTTTGAAGATCTGGAACGTTCCGTGGATTTCTTTGCCGATACGGCGGATTCCTATCACTGCCATTTCCTGCTGTTTCCCGAATACTTCACTTATCAGCTCCTTAGTTACATGAAGCACCTTACCATGAGACAGGTCACAGAGGAACTCGCGCTCTATGCAGACCGGTATATCGACATGTTCAGACGGATCGCGCAGAAATACAACATCTATGTTATTGGAGGATCTCATCCTGTCCTGAGAGATGGAAAATATTATAACACGGCGCACCTGTTCGCGCCGACCGGGAAGGTCTATACGCAGGATAAACTTCATATCACTCCAGCGGAACGGAATGAAGGCGGGATAGAGCCAGGCTCGGCAATCAGGATCTTCAGGACGCCCCTGGCAAGGATAGCGATCCAGGTCTGTTATGATATCGAGTTCCCGGAGTTATCGAGGCTGCTTACGCTGGCTGGCGTAGAGATCCTGTTCGTACCTTTCTACACGGAGGAAAAAAAGGCATACTACAGGGTAAGGCATTGCGCCCAGGCCAGGGCGGTTGAAAACTTCGTATATGTCGTGATGACTGGAAGCGTCGGTAATATGAAGACCGAATCGGGCTCCTTCCTCAACTACAGCCAGGCGGCAATACTGACTCCAAGCGATTTTTCGTTTCCGGAAAAAGGAATAGAAGGAGAGGCCGATCCAAACGTTGAGGCGGTAGTCGTCTCAGAACTGGCACTTTCCTCTTTATCACAGCAGAGACATGTAGCAACGGTCAGGCCATTGCACGATATCCGATCGGATCTATACGAGTTGCAACCCAGGGACAAAATAGAGATAATCCAGGTCGATTGA
- a CDS encoding FIST C-terminal domain-containing protein produces MKIATSWSTSPDTEESIKTAYKLLQSKLGGDPDWMVVYSSVGYDCDRLAACLNRIDPGLSIHGGSSCQGVMTDAGFHSLEGTGLGLFGIKDPSGAYGVGAEDVKASPRDAGRNAIQKAIDAAHRPGEKPQLVWLTCAPGFEEDIIKGIEEVIGSDIPIAGGSSADNTIEGHWKQFINGKGFSNGVVITALYPSTRMHWSFWSGYYATDKMGKVTKSRKRTIMEIDNRSAAEVYNEWTGGAIKESLKGGSVLANTTLYPIGRPLKQMGSLKFYCLSHPESVTPDGGLNIFTDIGENEEIVLMTGSKNRLVDRAGTVAKSALRNGLISSDQVAGGLIIYCAGCMLTIQDDMPKAAANIRETIGGNPFLGAFTFGEQGALVDGANHHGNLMISAVLFESE; encoded by the coding sequence ATGAAAATTGCCACTTCATGGAGCACATCACCCGATACTGAAGAATCAATTAAAACAGCATACAAGCTTCTTCAGTCGAAACTCGGGGGTGATCCTGACTGGATGGTCGTTTATAGCTCCGTCGGGTATGATTGTGATCGACTCGCTGCTTGTCTCAATCGGATCGATCCTGGTCTTTCAATCCACGGAGGCTCTTCCTGTCAGGGAGTCATGACCGACGCGGGATTTCATTCGCTGGAGGGAACCGGGCTGGGATTATTCGGTATCAAAGATCCATCAGGTGCTTATGGAGTCGGCGCCGAAGATGTTAAGGCCAGTCCGAGAGATGCCGGCAGGAATGCGATTCAAAAAGCAATCGATGCGGCTCACCGACCAGGTGAGAAACCTCAGCTTGTTTGGTTGACATGCGCACCCGGGTTCGAGGAAGATATTATCAAGGGAATTGAAGAAGTGATTGGTAGTGATATTCCGATTGCCGGCGGCAGTTCGGCCGATAATACGATCGAGGGACACTGGAAACAGTTTATTAACGGAAAAGGCTTCTCAAATGGAGTGGTGATTACGGCACTGTATCCATCGACCAGAATGCATTGGTCTTTCTGGAGTGGTTATTACGCCACCGACAAGATGGGAAAAGTGACAAAATCTCGTAAACGCACGATTATGGAGATCGATAACAGGTCTGCGGCAGAGGTCTACAATGAATGGACGGGAGGAGCTATAAAGGAATCTCTGAAAGGTGGTTCAGTTCTCGCAAATACCACGCTCTATCCAATAGGCCGGCCCTTGAAACAGATGGGGAGCCTGAAGTTTTACTGTCTTTCACATCCCGAATCGGTGACTCCGGATGGCGGGTTGAATATCTTTACTGATATCGGAGAGAATGAAGAGATAGTGCTTATGACAGGTTCAAAAAACAGACTGGTCGATCGAGCTGGTACCGTGGCTAAATCAGCTCTCAGAAACGGACTGATATCGTCAGATCAGGTAGCAGGAGGCCTGATAATCTACTGCGCCGGATGTATGTTGACCATCCAGGATGATATGCCGAAGGCCGCGGCCAATATAAGGGAGACGATCGGAGGAAATCCGTTTCTTGGCGCCTTCACATTCGGAGAGCAGGGTGCCCTTGTCGATGGCGCGAATCACCATGGGAATCTGATGATATCCGCGGTGCTTTTCGAGTCTGAGTAA
- a CDS encoding 3-isopropylmalate dehydratase: protein MKIWKYGDDINTDMLFPGKYTYSCGTAEEILPHLLEDLDPEFASNVAEGDILFAGSNFGCGSSREQPVVGLKAVGIKAIVAKSYARIFYRAAINQGLLLIECPGAVDAYSGDKPVTLDIENATVNVGGQSFSFPKLPPEILKIRDAGGLLNFTREQLQG, encoded by the coding sequence ATGAAGATATGGAAATACGGAGATGATATCAATACAGACATGCTTTTTCCGGGGAAATATACATACTCCTGCGGAACTGCCGAGGAGATACTTCCCCACCTTCTAGAAGACCTCGATCCAGAGTTCGCGTCGAATGTTGCCGAAGGAGATATTCTTTTTGCCGGTAGCAATTTTGGTTGCGGATCGTCGCGAGAACAGCCGGTTGTCGGATTGAAAGCGGTTGGCATCAAGGCGATCGTCGCCAAAAGTTACGCGAGGATATTCTACCGGGCTGCGATAAACCAGGGCCTGCTCCTGATCGAGTGCCCGGGGGCTGTCGACGCGTACAGCGGAGATAAACCTGTCACCCTCGATATCGAAAACGCGACGGTAAATGTCGGCGGGCAGAGCTTCTCATTTCCCAAGCTCCCGCCCGAGATACTGAAGATACGCGACGCCGGCGGCCTTCTCAACTTTACAAGGGAGCAGCTTCAGGGATAG